One stretch of Pirellulales bacterium DNA includes these proteins:
- a CDS encoding phosphatase PAP2 family protein, which yields MEAAVRKEAPGAADPRPVWRLFDSRWGWLFPPALLLLALAAIPTIDAPLARWFLQEKCPDNLRHVFEEAEPFGNAVGAIVLTLIIWRVDRRVWLADLALLLVSSLGAGLASNVFKLCFVRARPRIFSFEGTAWQSFQGLFPPLGHSSDLQSFPSAHVASAFGLALALALLYPRLKDVFLILAITVGLQRMECGAHFASDTLAGAAVGIFVALCTTKWHLRVWRMKGRAGQPAFAAPAAAANSHLRGPKLRSLLRPNATAGEQASARTPS from the coding sequence ATGGAAGCTGCGGTTCGCAAAGAAGCGCCCGGTGCCGCCGATCCGCGGCCCGTCTGGCGGTTGTTCGATTCGCGCTGGGGCTGGCTTTTTCCGCCGGCCCTGCTGCTGCTGGCGCTGGCCGCGATTCCGACGATCGACGCGCCGCTGGCGCGCTGGTTTTTGCAAGAAAAATGCCCCGACAACCTCCGGCACGTGTTCGAAGAGGCGGAACCGTTCGGCAACGCCGTCGGGGCGATCGTGTTGACGCTGATCATCTGGCGCGTCGACCGCCGGGTGTGGCTGGCCGATCTCGCGCTGCTGCTGGTGTCCTCGCTGGGCGCCGGCCTGGCGAGCAACGTGTTCAAGCTGTGTTTTGTCCGTGCCCGGCCACGGATCTTTTCGTTCGAGGGGACCGCCTGGCAATCGTTCCAGGGCTTGTTTCCGCCGCTAGGTCACAGCAGCGATTTGCAGAGCTTTCCTTCGGCTCACGTGGCCAGCGCGTTCGGCCTGGCCTTGGCCCTGGCGCTGCTCTATCCACGGCTCAAAGACGTGTTCCTGATCCTGGCGATCACCGTCGGCTTGCAGCGGATGGAATGCGGTGCCCATTTCGCCAGCGACACCCTGGCCGGCGCGGCGGTCGGCATCTTCGTCGCCCTGTGCACGACCAAATGGCATCTCCGCGTGTGGCGCATGAAGGGACGCGCCGGTCAACCGGCTTTCGCGGCTCCCGCCGCCGCGGCGAACTCGCATCTCCGCGGCCCGAAACTGCGGTCGCTGCTACGGCCCAACGCAACCGCCGGCGAGCAGGCAAGCGCGCGAACGCCGAGCTAG
- a CDS encoding BON domain-containing protein: MYRTLILALLCIVSSGNVASAQLFGARSLGNTLRRQPSPGAMADGTVNGNERFIRGARRRDDFVGADVLETPNFIGIQQGRSRGPIRSAIGNLPDRSDANVNRPQPSDAGGRARPYPPRLRVDFEVPPVAPAAASRALTARLEQSLGPRATGPLQVSLQGRVATLEGEVASAHDRDVAALWVLLAPGVDQVRNLLSVRPAEPLPPAGDGTRPNPEPDTGSSVPEDHSAPESGVSI, encoded by the coding sequence ATGTACCGCACCTTGATCCTGGCCCTGCTCTGCATCGTCAGCAGCGGCAACGTGGCGTCGGCGCAATTGTTCGGGGCGCGCAGCCTGGGCAATACGTTGCGGCGCCAACCCTCGCCCGGCGCCATGGCCGACGGCACCGTCAACGGCAATGAGCGATTCATTCGCGGTGCGCGCCGTCGGGACGATTTTGTCGGCGCCGACGTGCTCGAAACACCGAACTTCATCGGCATTCAACAGGGACGCAGCCGCGGGCCCATTCGCTCGGCCATCGGCAATCTGCCCGACCGCAGCGATGCCAACGTCAACCGCCCACAGCCGTCCGATGCCGGTGGCCGCGCGCGGCCGTATCCGCCGCGGCTGCGCGTCGATTTTGAAGTGCCGCCCGTTGCGCCGGCGGCCGCCAGCCGGGCGCTCACTGCGCGGCTGGAGCAAAGCCTGGGTCCACGGGCGACGGGACCGTTGCAGGTGTCGCTGCAGGGGCGGGTTGCCACCCTGGAGGGTGAGGTCGCATCAGCGCACGATCGGGACGTGGCTGCGCTATGGGTCCTCCTTGCACCCGGAGTTGACCAGGTTCGTAACTTGCTCTCGGTAAGGCCTGCCGAACCTCTGCCGCCCGCTGGCGACGGTACTCGTCCCAACCCTGAGCCTGATACTGGTTCCAGCGTTCCCGAGGATCACTCGGCGCCGGAGTCGGGGGTATCGATCTAG
- a CDS encoding response regulator gives MRLQTKILTVTGLGVAALFVLLFAVSGVILWYGLHQVEYRGMQDDARRVRDQVVETSNCLRAKAGEWGISDETYRFVLDGNLAFVIANCSDEQLRTLRVDYLAVLRNDGQVTFQGSVDRHTGESRIVPHDLASRNWKADRLLIRPDDKQPRAGVLMLDKGPLLVASHAVLPSTGNGEVRGTVVMGIWLDQLLIERIAEIERVGFRVVRVDRRVPGSPLDQLCGRLDEVSEPLVRLADSHKARVDFLLRDLQGSPALIGELELPRPIAAQARSSLRALLICLGAASLVFGALLWQSLDGLVLSRLFRLSRELKEVGAQRNSIQPIEVGGNDELSELALAANEMLLGLERSERDLRAATDAACQANRAKRDFLANMSHEIRTPMTAILGFVDLLLDDPDVYLHEGRRHEVGATIRRNGEYLLSLINDVLDLSKIEAGQMIVERIACQPVTIARDVVSTMEVRSKERQIKLRLALEGPVPETIQADPTRLRQILINLVGNAIKFTPAGEVAVVLTCADRESANPQLVIHVRDTGIGMNREQIAKLFKPFTQADTSTTRRYGGTGLGLSISRSYARLMGGDISVTSWPGEGSTFTVTIPTGPLTGEPWLEQLPAIDRSRALAAAPAKPGQLDGVRLLLAEDGPDNQRLISHVLRRAGADVTIVDNGQAAVDAALAAWQSGHCFDLVLTDMQMPLLSGYEVAEQLRQRQFPAPIIALTAHAMAGDREKCLEAGCDDYTTKPIDRARLIAVITLQLERNAGRSEHAEPAEL, from the coding sequence ATGCGACTGCAAACCAAGATTCTGACCGTCACCGGACTGGGTGTCGCGGCCCTGTTTGTGCTGCTGTTCGCCGTGTCGGGCGTGATCCTTTGGTATGGCCTGCACCAGGTTGAATATCGGGGCATGCAGGACGACGCCCGGCGCGTTCGCGATCAGGTCGTCGAGACGTCCAACTGTCTGCGGGCCAAGGCCGGCGAATGGGGCATCTCGGACGAGACCTATCGCTTCGTCCTCGACGGCAATCTGGCTTTCGTCATCGCCAACTGCTCGGATGAGCAGCTCCGCACGCTGCGGGTCGATTACCTGGCCGTGCTCCGCAACGACGGCCAGGTGACCTTTCAAGGCTCGGTCGACCGCCACACGGGCGAAAGCCGCATCGTGCCGCACGACCTCGCCTCGCGAAATTGGAAAGCCGATCGACTGTTGATCCGCCCGGACGATAAGCAGCCGCGGGCAGGGGTGCTCATGCTCGACAAGGGCCCCCTGCTGGTCGCCTCGCATGCCGTGCTGCCCAGCACGGGCAACGGCGAGGTGCGCGGCACCGTGGTGATGGGCATCTGGCTCGACCAGTTACTGATCGAGCGGATTGCCGAGATCGAACGGGTCGGCTTTCGCGTGGTGCGCGTCGACCGGCGGGTGCCTGGTTCGCCGCTCGATCAGCTTTGCGGCCGACTCGACGAGGTCTCGGAGCCGCTCGTGCGGCTAGCCGATTCGCACAAGGCGCGGGTCGATTTCTTGCTGCGAGACCTGCAAGGGAGTCCCGCGCTCATCGGCGAGCTCGAGCTACCTCGCCCGATTGCTGCCCAGGCCCGGTCCAGCCTGCGTGCGCTGCTGATCTGCCTCGGCGCCGCCAGCCTGGTGTTTGGTGCACTACTCTGGCAGTCGCTCGACGGCCTGGTGCTGTCGCGATTGTTTCGACTGTCCCGCGAACTGAAAGAAGTTGGCGCGCAGCGGAATTCCATCCAGCCCATCGAAGTCGGTGGCAACGATGAACTGTCCGAACTGGCCCTGGCTGCCAACGAAATGCTCCTCGGCCTAGAACGTAGTGAGCGCGACCTGCGGGCGGCAACCGACGCCGCCTGCCAGGCCAACCGCGCGAAGCGCGATTTCCTGGCCAACATGAGCCATGAAATCCGCACGCCGATGACGGCCATCCTGGGATTTGTCGACCTGTTGCTCGACGACCCCGACGTCTACCTCCACGAAGGGCGGCGCCATGAAGTCGGCGCCACGATTCGCCGGAATGGCGAATACCTGTTGTCCTTGATCAACGACGTGCTCGATTTGTCGAAGATCGAGGCCGGCCAGATGATCGTCGAACGGATCGCCTGCCAGCCCGTGACCATTGCCCGAGACGTCGTGAGCACGATGGAAGTGCGCAGTAAGGAGCGGCAGATCAAATTGCGGCTCGCACTCGAAGGCCCGGTGCCCGAGACGATCCAGGCCGACCCGACGCGGCTACGGCAGATCCTCATCAACCTGGTCGGCAACGCGATCAAATTCACTCCCGCCGGCGAGGTGGCCGTCGTGTTGACCTGCGCCGATCGGGAAAGCGCGAACCCGCAACTGGTGATCCACGTCCGCGACACGGGCATCGGCATGAACCGCGAGCAGATCGCGAAGCTGTTCAAGCCGTTTACCCAGGCCGACACTTCGACGACGCGGCGCTACGGCGGTACGGGCCTGGGCCTGTCGATCAGCCGCAGCTATGCCCGCCTGATGGGCGGCGACATCTCGGTCACCAGTTGGCCCGGCGAAGGCAGCACGTTCACGGTGACGATCCCGACGGGGCCGCTCACCGGCGAGCCCTGGCTCGAGCAGCTACCGGCGATCGACCGCTCGCGAGCCCTTGCCGCCGCGCCGGCCAAACCCGGCCAACTCGATGGAGTAAGGCTGCTGCTGGCCGAAGATGGGCCCGACAACCAACGGCTGATTTCCCACGTCCTGCGCCGGGCCGGCGCCGATGTGACGATCGTCGACAACGGCCAGGCCGCCGTAGATGCGGCGTTGGCCGCCTGGCAATCCGGCCACTGCTTCGACCTGGTGCTGACCGACATGCAAATGCCGCTGCTCAGCGGCTACGAAGTCGCCGAGCAATTGCGCCAGCGGCAATTCCCGGCGCCGATCATCGCCTTGACGGCGCACGCGATGGCAGGCGATCGCGAAAAATGCCTCGAGGCCGGCTGCGACGACTACACAACCAAACCGATCGATCGCGCGCGGCTGATCGCCGTGATCACCCTCCAGCTCGAACGCAACGCCGGCCGCTCGGAACACGCCGAGCCCGCCGAGCTGTAA
- a CDS encoding hemerythrin domain-containing protein, translated as MDRQDIARQAMIEYSMLNSITGTLRAIIDWEPRGPHGTRKLSSLGFVAQSLERHLSRLMAIEEQDGYMRIALSSAPQFATQIDKLRAEHDEFRVTLREIVHRLENMKPGDQQPLAEVCDSLGQLLQRIDEHSQHETDIMQEAFLRDVGSAD; from the coding sequence ATGGATCGCCAGGACATCGCTCGACAGGCCATGATCGAGTATTCGATGCTCAACAGCATCACCGGTACCTTGCGCGCCATCATCGATTGGGAGCCGCGGGGTCCACACGGCACGCGCAAGCTGTCCAGCCTGGGGTTTGTCGCGCAGTCGCTCGAGCGCCATCTGTCGCGGCTGATGGCCATCGAGGAGCAAGACGGCTATATGCGGATCGCCCTCAGCTCGGCACCGCAATTTGCCACGCAAATCGACAAGCTGCGCGCGGAACACGACGAGTTCCGGGTGACTTTGCGCGAGATCGTCCACCGGCTGGAAAACATGAAGCCGGGCGATCAGCAACCCTTGGCCGAGGTTTGCGATTCGCTGGGGCAACTCCTGCAGCGCATCGACGAGCACAGCCAGCACGAGACGGACATCATGCAAGAGGCGTTCTTGCGCGACGTCGGCAGTGCTGATTAG
- a CDS encoding NUDIX hydrolase, whose product MSEPRETLGEGNWLRLVRTGRWEFVERRRTSGVVVIVPRTADGEVLFVEQFRPAIGCTSIELPAGLAGDSDDTTHESLEAAARRELLEETGYAAERMTHLADAPSSSGLTNEIISYYRAEGLRRLGAGGGDAHEQITLHAIPLADCHRWLDEHSRAGRLVATMAYAGLYFLLRPA is encoded by the coding sequence ATGTCTGAACCGCGTGAAACGCTGGGCGAGGGCAACTGGTTGCGACTGGTACGCACCGGGCGCTGGGAGTTTGTCGAGCGCCGGCGCACCAGTGGCGTGGTGGTCATCGTGCCGCGCACCGCGGACGGCGAGGTGCTGTTCGTCGAACAATTTCGCCCGGCGATTGGCTGCACCTCAATCGAACTGCCCGCGGGTCTGGCCGGCGACAGCGACGACACGACGCACGAATCACTCGAGGCTGCCGCGCGGCGCGAGCTGCTGGAAGAGACGGGCTACGCGGCCGAGCGCATGACGCACCTGGCCGACGCGCCGAGTTCATCCGGATTGACCAACGAGATCATCTCGTACTATCGCGCGGAAGGCCTGCGCCGGCTCGGTGCCGGTGGCGGCGATGCACACGAGCAAATCACGCTCCACGCGATTCCCTTGGCCGATTGCCACCGCTGGCTCGACGAGCATTCCCGCGCCGGCCGGCTGGTCGCGACGATGGCATACGCGGGGCTCTATTTTCTGCTGCGTCCGGCGTGA
- a CDS encoding DEAD/DEAH box helicase, whose translation MKPDVFHPLVADWFTERFGQPTEPQRHGWPSIAAGRNTLIAAPTGSGKTLAAFLFCIDRLVRQGLEGRLPDTTQVLYVSPLKALSNDIRRNLEVPLQEIGARAAATGWALPELRAAVRTGDTPASQRQQLVRKPPHILVTTPESFYLMLTAAKSRETLRGVSTVIVDEIHALARDKRGSHLALSLERLSALCERPPVRIGISATQKPLDEIANFLVGCDLAGQPRGCEVIDVGHLRDLDLGLEVPPSELSAVCSNEQWREVYEGLCNLIRAHRSTLVFVNTRRMAERVTHMLGQLLGPEHIASHHGSLSREIRLSAEQRLKSGELRAIVATASLELGIDIGYIDLVCQIGSPRSIATWLQRVGRAGHSLRAVPKGRLFPLTRDDLLEGLALIRAVRRGTLDRIEIPRQPLDILAQQIVAAVAADEWREDELYDVCRQAWPYRNLSRSEFGEMVGLLSEGIGARRRSGAHLHRDQMNGRLRARRGARLAAITSGGAIPDTADFRVLTADERVFIGTVNEDFAIESLAGDVFLLGNTSWRIRAVRGGEVLVDDAEGAPATIPFWLGEAPGRTFELSGEVSDLRRELAEVLRHVVTEDGQPQPALDEHIAAAAAWLQRECNAGDWAARQTATYAAAQMAAVGVLPTQAEVVFERFFDESGGMQMVIHAPFGGRINRAWGLAMRKRFCRSFNFELQASADDNGIVLSLGPQHSFPLSAMFGMLNTTNAEPLLKQALLAAPMFQVRWRWNVSRALVLLRNQGGKKVPPQLQRMRADDLLSGVFPQSTACLEHIVGDIEIPDHPLVYQTVYDCLHEAMDLPRWLDLLGAVERSAIRFTARDTREPSPFAYEILNANPYSFLDDAPLEERRARAVATRRSLLPEDVRDLARLDPEAIAQVSQEAWPLVRSADELHDVLLSADILPEEQGTPWRPWLDELRAERRATRLQLPAGKNMWCAAERLTSARAVYTDAALDPPLELPEALRQPVESTAAHLGLVRGYLSIHGPTTAAQIADELALRPTAVEAALESLEGEGIAMRGQMTPRAARRATANGVNASADPPVEWCERRLLARIHRLTLAGARSRVRPVAPEVYIEFLARWQHVAPGHQLFGRRAVNDVVARLAGCELPAGAWEEEVLAARIEPYDSNWLDEVSLFGEVVWGRLSPPPPGAGVARTTLALNRAVPLSLAPREDLPWLVALDRDRVRRPLSGYAQQVLEVLSAGGAMFFHDLLRATSMLPAHLEMALSELAATGWATADGFATIRPLVAPDRHREADARRRRARRRRVSAAGAWRGGRWSLYPGPLAQVSPGDRIERWARLLLKRYGVVFRDVLAREDLAPAWRDLAMVYRRLEARGEVHGGRFVGQVAGEQYAESAAVELLRKTRDEMAAGGWWVICAADPVNLFGIVTDGGRIASKRTTLLAVRQGALVATRQGGQVEFHAELPTETAAEIARALRLGGLVRARERKRTSGALASIAAAAQTA comes from the coding sequence ATGAAGCCCGACGTCTTTCACCCGCTGGTTGCCGACTGGTTCACCGAGCGATTTGGCCAGCCCACCGAGCCGCAGCGCCACGGCTGGCCCAGTATCGCGGCGGGCCGCAATACGCTCATCGCGGCTCCCACCGGCAGCGGTAAGACGCTGGCCGCGTTTCTGTTTTGCATCGATCGGCTCGTGCGTCAGGGCCTCGAGGGACGGCTTCCCGACACGACGCAGGTGCTGTACGTCTCGCCGCTCAAGGCGCTGAGCAACGACATCCGTCGCAACCTCGAGGTGCCGCTGCAAGAGATCGGTGCCCGAGCCGCCGCGACGGGTTGGGCCTTGCCCGAGCTGCGGGCCGCCGTGCGGACGGGCGACACCCCCGCCAGCCAGCGACAACAACTCGTGCGCAAGCCGCCGCACATTCTGGTGACTACGCCCGAGTCGTTCTACCTGATGCTGACGGCAGCCAAGAGCCGTGAGACGCTGCGCGGCGTGAGCACGGTGATCGTCGACGAGATTCACGCGCTGGCCCGGGACAAGCGCGGCTCGCACCTGGCGTTGTCCCTCGAACGGCTGAGCGCGTTGTGCGAGCGGCCGCCCGTGCGGATCGGCATTTCGGCCACGCAGAAGCCGCTCGACGAGATTGCCAATTTTCTGGTGGGCTGCGATCTGGCGGGCCAGCCGCGCGGCTGCGAGGTGATCGACGTCGGTCACCTGCGCGACCTGGACCTGGGGCTCGAGGTACCGCCGAGCGAATTGTCGGCCGTCTGCTCGAACGAGCAGTGGCGCGAAGTCTACGAAGGCCTGTGCAATTTGATCCGCGCCCATCGCAGCACGCTGGTGTTCGTCAACACGCGGCGGATGGCCGAACGCGTGACGCACATGCTGGGCCAGTTGCTGGGGCCCGAGCACATCGCCAGCCACCACGGCAGCTTGAGCCGAGAAATTCGGCTGTCGGCCGAACAGCGGTTGAAGTCGGGCGAGCTGCGGGCCATCGTGGCGACGGCCTCGCTCGAGCTGGGTATCGACATCGGCTATATCGACCTGGTGTGCCAGATCGGCTCTCCGCGATCGATTGCGACCTGGCTCCAGCGCGTCGGGCGCGCGGGCCACTCGCTCCGGGCCGTGCCCAAGGGACGATTGTTCCCGTTGACGCGCGATGATCTGCTCGAAGGGCTCGCGCTGATTCGCGCCGTGCGGCGCGGGACGCTCGACCGGATCGAGATTCCGCGCCAGCCGCTCGATATTCTCGCGCAGCAGATCGTGGCGGCGGTGGCGGCCGACGAATGGCGCGAGGACGAGTTGTACGACGTCTGCCGGCAGGCGTGGCCCTATCGCAATCTGTCGCGCTCCGAATTCGGCGAGATGGTCGGCTTGCTGAGTGAGGGTATCGGTGCGCGGCGCCGCAGCGGGGCGCATTTGCATCGCGACCAGATGAACGGGCGCCTGCGGGCCCGCCGTGGCGCGCGGCTGGCGGCCATCACCTCGGGTGGTGCGATCCCCGACACGGCCGATTTTCGCGTGCTGACCGCCGACGAGCGGGTGTTCATTGGTACGGTCAACGAAGACTTCGCCATCGAAAGCCTGGCGGGCGACGTGTTCCTGCTGGGCAACACCTCGTGGCGGATTCGCGCGGTCCGCGGCGGCGAGGTCCTGGTCGACGACGCCGAAGGCGCGCCGGCCACGATCCCGTTCTGGCTGGGTGAGGCACCGGGGCGGACGTTTGAGCTGTCGGGCGAGGTGTCCGACCTGCGCCGCGAATTGGCCGAGGTGCTGCGCCACGTCGTGACGGAAGACGGCCAGCCACAGCCGGCGCTCGATGAACACATCGCCGCGGCCGCAGCCTGGTTGCAGCGCGAGTGCAACGCCGGCGATTGGGCCGCCAGGCAAACGGCCACCTATGCCGCGGCGCAGATGGCGGCCGTCGGCGTGCTGCCCACGCAGGCAGAAGTCGTCTTCGAACGCTTCTTCGACGAATCGGGCGGGATGCAAATGGTCATCCACGCGCCGTTCGGCGGGCGCATCAATCGCGCCTGGGGCCTGGCGATGCGCAAGCGGTTCTGCCGCTCGTTCAATTTCGAGCTGCAGGCCAGCGCCGACGACAACGGCATCGTGCTGTCGCTGGGCCCGCAGCACAGCTTCCCGTTGTCGGCCATGTTCGGCATGCTCAACACGACCAACGCCGAACCGTTGCTCAAACAGGCCCTGCTGGCGGCACCGATGTTTCAGGTCCGCTGGCGGTGGAACGTCAGCCGGGCGCTGGTGCTGCTGCGCAACCAGGGTGGCAAAAAGGTGCCGCCCCAACTGCAGCGGATGCGGGCCGACGACCTGCTCAGCGGAGTCTTTCCACAGAGCACGGCCTGCCTGGAGCACATCGTCGGCGATATCGAGATTCCCGATCACCCGTTGGTCTACCAGACCGTTTACGATTGCCTGCACGAGGCGATGGACCTGCCGCGCTGGTTAGACCTGCTCGGGGCGGTCGAGCGCAGCGCGATTCGCTTCACGGCCCGCGACACACGCGAGCCGTCGCCGTTCGCGTATGAAATCCTCAACGCGAACCCCTATTCGTTCCTCGACGACGCCCCGCTCGAGGAGCGCCGGGCCCGGGCCGTGGCGACGCGCCGCAGCCTGCTGCCGGAAGACGTGCGCGACCTGGCGCGGCTCGATCCCGAGGCGATCGCTCAGGTGAGCCAGGAAGCCTGGCCGCTGGTGCGCTCGGCAGACGAGCTGCACGACGTGTTGTTGTCGGCCGATATCCTGCCCGAGGAGCAGGGCACCCCCTGGCGGCCCTGGCTCGACGAGCTGCGGGCCGAGCGCCGCGCGACGCGGCTGCAATTGCCCGCCGGCAAGAACATGTGGTGCGCTGCCGAACGGCTGACGTCGGCGCGGGCCGTGTATACCGATGCCGCACTCGATCCGCCGCTGGAGCTGCCCGAGGCACTGCGGCAGCCGGTCGAATCGACGGCCGCGCATCTGGGATTGGTGCGCGGGTACCTGTCGATTCACGGCCCGACGACAGCCGCGCAAATTGCCGACGAGCTGGCGCTGCGCCCCACGGCGGTCGAAGCTGCGCTCGAGTCGCTCGAGGGCGAAGGGATCGCGATGCGCGGGCAGATGACGCCGCGCGCCGCGCGCCGCGCGACAGCGAATGGGGTCAACGCGAGTGCCGATCCGCCGGTCGAATGGTGCGAACGCCGGTTGCTGGCGCGGATTCATCGGCTGACCTTGGCCGGAGCGCGCAGCCGAGTGCGGCCGGTGGCGCCGGAGGTCTACATCGAATTCTTGGCGCGCTGGCAGCACGTCGCCCCGGGCCACCAGTTGTTCGGTCGGCGCGCGGTGAACGACGTCGTCGCCCGGTTGGCCGGGTGCGAACTGCCGGCCGGGGCCTGGGAAGAAGAAGTCCTGGCCGCGCGCATCGAGCCCTACGACAGCAACTGGCTCGACGAGGTGTCGCTATTCGGCGAGGTGGTCTGGGGACGCTTGTCGCCGCCGCCTCCCGGCGCCGGCGTCGCGCGGACCACGCTGGCTCTCAACCGCGCCGTGCCGCTGTCGCTGGCGCCGCGCGAAGACCTGCCTTGGCTGGTGGCCCTCGATCGCGATCGCGTGCGCCGGCCGCTCTCCGGCTATGCACAGCAGGTGCTCGAAGTGCTGTCGGCCGGCGGAGCGATGTTCTTTCACGACCTGTTGCGCGCGACGAGCATGTTGCCGGCGCACTTGGAAATGGCGCTCAGCGAATTGGCCGCGACCGGATGGGCCACGGCCGATGGGTTCGCCACGATTCGTCCGCTCGTGGCGCCCGACCGGCATCGCGAAGCCGACGCTCGGCGCCGGAGGGCCCGGCGACGACGCGTCTCAGCGGCCGGCGCCTGGCGCGGCGGGCGGTGGTCGTTGTATCCGGGCCCGCTCGCGCAGGTCAGCCCGGGCGATCGCATCGAACGCTGGGCACGGCTGCTCCTGAAGCGCTATGGCGTGGTGTTTCGCGACGTGCTCGCACGCGAAGATCTCGCGCCCGCCTGGCGCGACCTGGCGATGGTCTATCGACGCCTGGAGGCGCGCGGCGAGGTTCACGGCGGACGCTTCGTGGGCCAGGTGGCCGGCGAGCAATATGCCGAATCGGCCGCCGTCGAGCTGCTGCGCAAGACGCGCGATGAAATGGCCGCCGGCGGCTGGTGGGTCATCTGCGCGGCCGACCCGGTGAATCTTTTCGGTATCGTCACCGACGGCGGACGAATCGCCAGCAAGCGCACCACGTTGCTCGCGGTGCGGCAAGGCGCGCTCGTCGCGACCCGGCAGGGCGGACAGGTCGAGTTCCATGCCGAACTGCCGACGGAAACCGCCGCCGAAATCGCCCGGGCCTTACGCTTGGGCGGTTTGGTCCGGGCCCGGGAGCGCAAACGCACCAGCGGCGCGCTGGCCTCGATCGCCGCGGCGGCGCAGACCGCCTAG
- a CDS encoding glycerophosphodiester phosphodiesterase family protein encodes MNLRRFWSAAWCVYGVLGYALSAPAAEPSLWPFFQPVVPARDVQVMIHRGLARQAPENTAPAIELAIADGLEWVEVDVRLSRDGQHVLFHDGTLDGKTNGQGALADRTLAELKQLDAGAWFAPQYSGTRLLTLAECLQLAHQRVNLYLDCKTVDPARLVEEIDAAAMPAQVVVYGDAALAAQVTERSQGRVAVMVKWRPGTPPARLVERVSPAIVEIDADDVTADVVAAFHALKVYVQAKVLGADDRPETWDRMTVAGVDFLQTDLPERIVARQTLARLPRRPVQMTCHRGASRYAPENTLPALEEAAALGADYVEIDVHTSADGRLFLMHDGRCDRTTNGHGAIRELTGEAIQQLDAGSWFGAPFRGVHVPELDKFLAAVPPGLQIYFDAKAIAPERLVEAVQRHGLAERTIVYQGPGYLDRVRRLEPRLRLLAPLGRAADLPKLAEKLRPTAVDARWEDVSAELIATAHGLGVQVFADAKDDTTVEQLREAIRWGIDQIQTDHPLRLLRAMELEAAAADAPVTPAP; translated from the coding sequence ATGAATCTGCGCAGGTTCTGGTCGGCCGCCTGGTGTGTCTACGGGGTGCTCGGCTACGCGCTCTCGGCCCCGGCGGCCGAGCCGTCGCTCTGGCCCTTTTTCCAGCCGGTCGTGCCCGCGCGGGACGTCCAAGTGATGATTCACCGGGGCCTCGCCCGCCAGGCTCCCGAGAACACGGCCCCCGCGATCGAGCTGGCCATCGCCGATGGCCTCGAATGGGTCGAGGTCGACGTGCGGCTCTCGCGCGACGGGCAGCACGTGCTGTTTCACGACGGCACGCTCGACGGCAAGACCAATGGTCAGGGGGCCCTGGCCGATCGGACCCTCGCCGAGCTCAAGCAGCTCGACGCGGGCGCCTGGTTCGCACCGCAATACTCGGGAACGCGGTTGTTGACGCTCGCCGAGTGTCTGCAGCTCGCACATCAACGGGTCAATCTCTATCTCGACTGCAAGACGGTCGACCCGGCGCGGCTGGTCGAGGAGATCGACGCCGCGGCGATGCCTGCGCAAGTGGTCGTCTACGGCGACGCGGCGCTCGCGGCGCAGGTGACCGAGCGCTCGCAAGGTCGCGTGGCCGTGATGGTCAAATGGCGGCCCGGCACGCCGCCGGCGCGGCTCGTCGAACGCGTTTCGCCGGCGATCGTCGAGATCGATGCCGACGACGTCACGGCCGACGTGGTCGCCGCGTTTCACGCGCTGAAGGTCTACGTGCAGGCCAAGGTGCTGGGCGCAGACGATCGGCCGGAAACCTGGGACCGCATGACGGTCGCCGGCGTCGATTTTCTACAGACCGATTTGCCCGAGCGGATCGTCGCCCGGCAGACCCTGGCCAGGTTGCCGCGACGCCCGGTGCAGATGACGTGTCACCGCGGGGCGTCCCGATATGCGCCGGAGAACACGCTGCCGGCGCTCGAGGAGGCGGCCGCCCTCGGCGCGGATTATGTTGAGATCGACGTGCACACCTCGGCCGATGGCCGCCTGTTCCTGATGCACGACGGGCGTTGCGACCGCACCACGAACGGTCACGGCGCCATTCGCGAACTGACCGGCGAAGCGATCCAGCAGCTCGACGCGGGCAGTTGGTTCGGCGCGCCATTTCGCGGCGTGCACGTGCCCGAACTCGACAAGTTCCTCGCGGCCGTGCCGCCAGGACTGCAGATCTATTTCGATGCGAAGGCCATCGCGCCCGAGCGGCTCGTCGAGGCCGTCCAGCGCCATGGCCTCGCCGAGCGCACGATCGTTTACCAGGGCCCCGGCTACCTCGACCGTGTGCGCCGCTTGGAGCCGCGGCTGCGGCTGCTGGCGCCCCTGGGCCGGGCCGCCGACCTACCCAAGCTCGCCGAGAAACTGCGGCCCACGGCCGTCGATGCCCGCTGGGAGGATGTCTCGGCCGAGTTGATCGCCACGGCCCATGGCCTGGGCGTGCAAGTCTTTGCCGATGCCAAAGACGACACGACAGTCGAACAGCTGCGCGAGGCGATTCGTTGGGGCATCGATCAGATTCAGACCGATCACCCGCTGCGATTGCTGCGGGCCATGGAGCTCGAAGCCGCGGCGGCCGACGCGCCGGTCACGCCCGCGCCGTAA